The Eleutherodactylus coqui strain aEleCoq1 chromosome 6, aEleCoq1.hap1, whole genome shotgun sequence genome window below encodes:
- the SH2D5 gene encoding SH2 domain-containing protein 5 isoform X1 produces MKKSHPEAPSGAAARRTRVITKFSEYVGSFAVKEMDSRRRVWIIEEQMRVLKDCPRRRAVILKFCLQGVKMYDADGETLLMAHALRRIQYTTCRLEDNQFAFVSRNPQGQPDQLFCHLFVSSQPSEAQGLNLLLCRSFQLQYLLMHPEVGDQKASVCSSVKRKAFSGVVVREPLDPDEVSQNVKALVSFRRLLVTGEVMNGSNQDEAPINVTRSSSLESPYCSPTLVRKKAIRSKVLRSGAYRCPKNEVHVQKRGAKDRPGCDVRELSGKMEALRDAVWFCAGVNRDQFIHLLKNDRMGAFLLQTDLECAGQLTLHMSTHCGVIPYKIYTTPQANYYFEHLPQEFPCLPDLVAHHSGTDSSLFFQLAHGRVNPCYEAQDVKSSQLGPLPQRKTTPELEINESTKTEGPPTHQDVAAEPTETIYHI; encoded by the exons ATGAAGAAGTCGCATCCAGAGGCGCCGTCGGGCGCAGCGGCTCGCAGGACGCGGGTCATCACCAAGTTTTCCGAG TATGTCGGCTCATTTGCAGTAAAGGAAATGGACTCCAGGAGGAGAGTTTGGATCATAGAGGAGCAGATGCGGGTCCTTAAG GACTGCCCCAGGCGAAGAGCGGTGATCTTGAAGTTCTGTCTTCAAGGAGTGAAGATGTACGATGCAGACGGAGAG ACGCTGCTGATGGCGCACGCTCTCCGGAGGATCCAGTACACCACGTGCCGGCTGGAGGACAACCAGTTTGCATTCGTGTCACGTAACCCACAGGGCCAACCAGATCAGCTCTTCTGCCACCTGTTTGTAAGCAGCCAGCCCAGCGAG GCTCAGGGGCTGAACCTGCTGCTGTGCCGCTCCTTCCAGCTCCAGTACCTGCTGATGCACCCCGAGGTCGGAGACCAGAAGGCGTCGGTGTGCAGTTCTGTCAAGAGAAAGGCGTTCAGCGGTGTTGTTGTGAGGGAGCCGCTGGACCCTGACGAGGTGTCCCAGAATGTGAAGGCCTTGGTGTCCTTTAGAAGGCTTCTagtgactggagaggtgatgaaTGGCAGCAACCAA GATGAAGCTCCGATCAACGTGACGAGAAGTTCATCCCTGGAGTCTCCTTATTGCTCCCCCACTCTGGTCCGAAAGAAGGCAATTCGCAGCAAAGTCCTTCGCTCTGGGGCGTACCGCTGTCCGAAGAACGAAGTCCATGTCCAGAAGAGAGGAGCAAAAG ACAGACCAGGTTGTGACGTCAGAGAGCTCTCAGGGAAGATGGAGGCTTTGCGGGACGCGGTGTGGTTCTGCGCTGGAGTCAACAG GGACCAATTCATCCACCTCCTGAAGAATGATCGCATGGGGGCTTTCCTGCTGCAGACAGACCTGGAGTGTGCAGGTCAGTTGACGCTACATATGAGCACACATTGTGGGGTCATTCCATACAAGATCTACACCACGCCGCAGGCCAACTACTACTTTGAG CATCTCCCACAGGAGTTCCCCTGCCTCCCCGATTTGGTGGCCCATCACTCCGGCACTGACAGCAGTCTCTTCTTCCAGTTGGCTCATGGTCGGGTGAATCCATGCTATGAAGCACAAGATGTGAAGAGCAGCCAGCTGGGCCCCCTTCCACAGCGCAAAACCACACCAGAGCTCGAAATAAACGAGTCTACCAAGACGGAGGGGCCACCGACACATCAAGACGTAGCCGCTGAGCCGACAGAGACCATATATCACATCTAA
- the SH2D5 gene encoding SH2 domain-containing protein 5 isoform X2, translating into MKKSHPEAPSGAAARRTRVITKFSEYVGSFAVKEMDSRRRVWIIEEQMRVLKDCPRRRAVILKFCLQGVKMYDADGETLLMAHALRRIQYTTCRLEDNQFAFVSRNPQGQPDQLFCHLFVSSQPSEAQGLNLLLCRSFQLQYLLMHPEVGDQKASVCSSVKRKAFSGVVVREPLDPDEVSQNVKALVSFRRLLVTGERIFFLQDEAPINVTRSSSLESPYCSPTLVRKKAIRSKVLRSGAYRCPKNEVHVQKRGAKDRPGCDVRELSGKMEALRDAVWFCAGVNRDQFIHLLKNDRMGAFLLQTDLECAGQLTLHMSTHCGVIPYKIYTTPQANYYFEHLPQEFPCLPDLVAHHSGTDSSLFFQLAHGRVNPCYEAQDVKSSQLGPLPQRKTTPELEINESTKTEGPPTHQDVAAEPTETIYHI; encoded by the exons ATGAAGAAGTCGCATCCAGAGGCGCCGTCGGGCGCAGCGGCTCGCAGGACGCGGGTCATCACCAAGTTTTCCGAG TATGTCGGCTCATTTGCAGTAAAGGAAATGGACTCCAGGAGGAGAGTTTGGATCATAGAGGAGCAGATGCGGGTCCTTAAG GACTGCCCCAGGCGAAGAGCGGTGATCTTGAAGTTCTGTCTTCAAGGAGTGAAGATGTACGATGCAGACGGAGAG ACGCTGCTGATGGCGCACGCTCTCCGGAGGATCCAGTACACCACGTGCCGGCTGGAGGACAACCAGTTTGCATTCGTGTCACGTAACCCACAGGGCCAACCAGATCAGCTCTTCTGCCACCTGTTTGTAAGCAGCCAGCCCAGCGAG GCTCAGGGGCTGAACCTGCTGCTGTGCCGCTCCTTCCAGCTCCAGTACCTGCTGATGCACCCCGAGGTCGGAGACCAGAAGGCGTCGGTGTGCAGTTCTGTCAAGAGAAAGGCGTTCAGCGGTGTTGTTGTGAGGGAGCCGCTGGACCCTGACGAGGTGTCCCAGAATGTGAAGGCCTTGGTGTCCTTTAGAAGGCTTCTagtgactggagag AGAATTTTCTTCCTTCAGGATGAAGCTCCGATCAACGTGACGAGAAGTTCATCCCTGGAGTCTCCTTATTGCTCCCCCACTCTGGTCCGAAAGAAGGCAATTCGCAGCAAAGTCCTTCGCTCTGGGGCGTACCGCTGTCCGAAGAACGAAGTCCATGTCCAGAAGAGAGGAGCAAAAG ACAGACCAGGTTGTGACGTCAGAGAGCTCTCAGGGAAGATGGAGGCTTTGCGGGACGCGGTGTGGTTCTGCGCTGGAGTCAACAG GGACCAATTCATCCACCTCCTGAAGAATGATCGCATGGGGGCTTTCCTGCTGCAGACAGACCTGGAGTGTGCAGGTCAGTTGACGCTACATATGAGCACACATTGTGGGGTCATTCCATACAAGATCTACACCACGCCGCAGGCCAACTACTACTTTGAG CATCTCCCACAGGAGTTCCCCTGCCTCCCCGATTTGGTGGCCCATCACTCCGGCACTGACAGCAGTCTCTTCTTCCAGTTGGCTCATGGTCGGGTGAATCCATGCTATGAAGCACAAGATGTGAAGAGCAGCCAGCTGGGCCCCCTTCCACAGCGCAAAACCACACCAGAGCTCGAAATAAACGAGTCTACCAAGACGGAGGGGCCACCGACACATCAAGACGTAGCCGCTGAGCCGACAGAGACCATATATCACATCTAA
- the SH2D5 gene encoding SH2 domain-containing protein 5 isoform X3, which produces MKKSHPEAPSGAAARRTRVITKFSEYVGSFAVKEMDSRRRVWIIEEQMRVLKDCPRRRAVILKFCLQGVKMYDADGETLLMAHALRRIQYTTCRLEDNQFAFVSRNPQGQPDQLFCHLFVSSQPSEAQGLNLLLCRSFQLQYLLMHPEVGDQKASVCSSVKRKAFSGVVVREPLDPDEVSQNVKALVSFRRLLVTGEDEAPINVTRSSSLESPYCSPTLVRKKAIRSKVLRSGAYRCPKNEVHVQKRGAKDRPGCDVRELSGKMEALRDAVWFCAGVNRDQFIHLLKNDRMGAFLLQTDLECAGQLTLHMSTHCGVIPYKIYTTPQANYYFEHLPQEFPCLPDLVAHHSGTDSSLFFQLAHGRVNPCYEAQDVKSSQLGPLPQRKTTPELEINESTKTEGPPTHQDVAAEPTETIYHI; this is translated from the exons ATGAAGAAGTCGCATCCAGAGGCGCCGTCGGGCGCAGCGGCTCGCAGGACGCGGGTCATCACCAAGTTTTCCGAG TATGTCGGCTCATTTGCAGTAAAGGAAATGGACTCCAGGAGGAGAGTTTGGATCATAGAGGAGCAGATGCGGGTCCTTAAG GACTGCCCCAGGCGAAGAGCGGTGATCTTGAAGTTCTGTCTTCAAGGAGTGAAGATGTACGATGCAGACGGAGAG ACGCTGCTGATGGCGCACGCTCTCCGGAGGATCCAGTACACCACGTGCCGGCTGGAGGACAACCAGTTTGCATTCGTGTCACGTAACCCACAGGGCCAACCAGATCAGCTCTTCTGCCACCTGTTTGTAAGCAGCCAGCCCAGCGAG GCTCAGGGGCTGAACCTGCTGCTGTGCCGCTCCTTCCAGCTCCAGTACCTGCTGATGCACCCCGAGGTCGGAGACCAGAAGGCGTCGGTGTGCAGTTCTGTCAAGAGAAAGGCGTTCAGCGGTGTTGTTGTGAGGGAGCCGCTGGACCCTGACGAGGTGTCCCAGAATGTGAAGGCCTTGGTGTCCTTTAGAAGGCTTCTagtgactggagag GATGAAGCTCCGATCAACGTGACGAGAAGTTCATCCCTGGAGTCTCCTTATTGCTCCCCCACTCTGGTCCGAAAGAAGGCAATTCGCAGCAAAGTCCTTCGCTCTGGGGCGTACCGCTGTCCGAAGAACGAAGTCCATGTCCAGAAGAGAGGAGCAAAAG ACAGACCAGGTTGTGACGTCAGAGAGCTCTCAGGGAAGATGGAGGCTTTGCGGGACGCGGTGTGGTTCTGCGCTGGAGTCAACAG GGACCAATTCATCCACCTCCTGAAGAATGATCGCATGGGGGCTTTCCTGCTGCAGACAGACCTGGAGTGTGCAGGTCAGTTGACGCTACATATGAGCACACATTGTGGGGTCATTCCATACAAGATCTACACCACGCCGCAGGCCAACTACTACTTTGAG CATCTCCCACAGGAGTTCCCCTGCCTCCCCGATTTGGTGGCCCATCACTCCGGCACTGACAGCAGTCTCTTCTTCCAGTTGGCTCATGGTCGGGTGAATCCATGCTATGAAGCACAAGATGTGAAGAGCAGCCAGCTGGGCCCCCTTCCACAGCGCAAAACCACACCAGAGCTCGAAATAAACGAGTCTACCAAGACGGAGGGGCCACCGACACATCAAGACGTAGCCGCTGAGCCGACAGAGACCATATATCACATCTAA
- the HP1BP3 gene encoding heterochromatin protein 1-binding protein 3 — MPIRRSVNSSSQEAAPKNRPAETEEKKAEADASSEESASTGEEQETETPPATSSETEQPKESEANEDKKDEGAVSEEAKKDGEKEQSKEKEKKVKKTIPSWATLSASQLARAQKQTHMASSSRPKMDEILTEAIKACFQKTGASVVAIRKYIISKYPSLELEKRGYLLKQSLKRALQRGNIRQIKGKGASGSFVAVSNSSKSASKSKDKKKNSSAAGDQPNVKLEDILPLAFTRLCEPKEASYSLIKKYVSQYYPKLKVDVRPQLLKNALQRAVEKGQLEQITGKGASGTFQLKRAGDKPLLSGAGFEDAILSAITAMNEPKTCSTTAIKKYVLENHPGGNSSFQVHLLKRTLQKCEKNGWMEQISGKGFSGTYQLSFPYYPSPYVLFPDKASEEEDEESDNESEDEEESSSEEESEDEEPPPKRRMQKKAAPSKSRSRAPPPKPKKRAPAPRGKAKSAPKKAPAPPPPKAKKGKAAPPPPAPAKKPASRATKKPAPAKKAVKPAAKGKSSSRKSLRSRK; from the exons ATGCCGATTCGTCGATCTGTCAATTCATCCAGCCAGGAGGCTGCCCCGAAAAACCGCCCCGCAGAAACTGAGGAGAAGAAGGCAG AGGCTGATGCCAGTTCTGAAGAGTCCGCATCCACtggagaggagcaagagaccgAAACGCCCCCCGCAACATCCAGTGAGACTGAGCAGCCGAAAGAGTCCGAGGCCAATGAGGATAAAAAGGATGAGGGGGCAGTGAGCGAGGAGGCCAAAAAAGA TGGTGAGAAGGAGCAGTCCAaggaaaaagagaagaaggtgaaGAAGACCATTCCATCATGGGCCACCCTATCTGCCAGCCAGCTAGCCCGGGCACAGAAACAGACCCATATGGCTTCCTCTTCTCGTCCCAAGATGGATGAAATTCTGACTGAAGCAATCAAG GCCTGTTTCCAAAAGACAGGGGCTTCTGTTGTGGCAATTCGAAAATACATCATCAGCAAGTACCCCTCCTTGGAGCTGGAGAAAAGGGGATACCTGCTGAAGCAATCTTTAAAGAGAGCGCTGCAGAGAGGAAATATCCGCCAG ATCAAGGGGAAGGGAGCGTCCGGCAGCTTTGTAGCTGTGTCCAACTCCTCAAAATCCGCATCAAAGTCCAAGGACAAGAAG AAGAACAGCTCTGCAGCAGGCGACCAACCCAACGTCAAACTGGAAGACATCCTGCCGCTGGCATTCACCAGACTGTGTGAGCCCAAGGAAGCTTCCTACAGCCTCATCAAGAAATATGTGTCGCAGTATTACCCCAAGCTCAAGGTGGATGTCAG GCCTCAGCTCCTGAAGAACGCTCTGCAGAGAGCAGTGGAGAAGGGCCAGTTGGAGCAGATCACAGGAAAAGGAGCTTCTGGCACATTCCAG CTGAAGCGGGCAGGAGATAAACCCCTTCTGAGCGGTGCAGGGTTTGAGGATGCCATCCTGTCTGCCATCACAGCCATGAATGAGCCCAAGACCTGTTCCACAACTGCCATCAAGAAATATGTGCTGGAGAACCACCCTGGGGGCAACTCTAGTTTTCAGG TTCACCTGCTGAAGAGAACCCTGCAGAAGTGCGAGAAGAACGGCTGGATGGAGCAGATCTCTGGGAAAGGTTTCAGTGGCACATACCAGCTCAGCTTCCCATATTACCCCAG CCCCTATGTGCTGTTCCCTGACAAGGCATCTGAGGAAGAGGATGAAGAGTCTGACAACGAATCAGAAGATGAAGAGGAGTCGTCGTCTGAAGAAGAATCTGAGGATGAGGAGCCTCCTCCAAAGAGGAG GATGCAGAAGAAGGCAGCTCCATCTAAATCCAGGTCCagagctcctcctcctaaacccaAGAAGAGAGCTCCAGCCCCCCGAGGCAAGGCAAAGAGCGCCCCCAAAAAGGCTCCAGCACCACCCCCCCCTAAAGCTAAGAAGGGAAAAgctgctcccccacctcctgcCCCTGCCAAAAAACCAGCCAGCAGGGCCACAAAGAAGCCAGCACCCGCAAAGAAAGCTGTAAAGCCTGCAGCGAAAGGCAAGTCCAGCTCGAGGAAGTCGCTGAGGTCTAGGAAGTGA